In Candidatus Methylomirabilota bacterium, the following are encoded in one genomic region:
- a CDS encoding SDR family NAD(P)-dependent oxidoreductase has protein sequence MLLKDKVAVVTGGGRGIGREIALMMAQAGARVVVNDFGGREDGTGGAASAADQVVGEIRQGGGQAVPSYESVATMAGGQRIVQTALDSWNRLDIVVNNAGILRDRMIFNMTEEEWDSVIAVHLKGSFAVTRAAAPRFKEQRWGRFINMTSTSGLIGNVGQANYAAAKLGIVGLTRVTALDMARYNVTANCISPFAWTRLIGTIPTETPEQQARVAKLERMSPRDIAPLAVYLASEEAQHVSGQLFGVRGKEIFVFSQPRPVRSIHHAEGWTPERIAETFPGTLAHHLTPLETSGQFFSYDPLV, from the coding sequence ATGCTGCTCAAGGACAAGGTTGCCGTGGTCACCGGGGGCGGCCGCGGCATCGGCCGGGAGATCGCCCTCATGATGGCCCAGGCCGGCGCGCGGGTGGTGGTCAACGACTTCGGCGGCCGCGAGGACGGGACGGGCGGGGCGGCGTCGGCGGCCGACCAGGTGGTGGGGGAGATCCGGCAGGGTGGCGGGCAGGCCGTGCCGAGCTACGAGTCGGTCGCCACCATGGCCGGCGGCCAGCGGATCGTTCAGACGGCGCTCGACAGCTGGAACCGTCTCGACATCGTCGTGAACAACGCCGGCATCCTCCGCGACCGCATGATCTTCAACATGACCGAGGAGGAGTGGGACTCGGTGATCGCCGTCCATCTCAAGGGCAGCTTCGCGGTCACCCGGGCGGCGGCACCACGCTTCAAGGAGCAGCGCTGGGGGCGCTTCATCAACATGACCTCCACCTCGGGGCTGATCGGGAACGTCGGGCAGGCCAACTATGCCGCGGCCAAGCTCGGGATCGTGGGCCTCACCCGGGTCACCGCGCTCGACATGGCGCGCTACAACGTCACCGCCAACTGCATCTCGCCGTTCGCCTGGACCCGCCTGATCGGCACCATTCCGACCGAGACGCCGGAGCAGCAGGCGCGCGTCGCCAAGCTCGAGAGGATGTCCCCGCGCGACATCGCGCCGCTCGCCGTCTATCTCGCCTCCGAGGAGGCTCAGCACGTCTCGGGCCAGCTCTTCGGCGTTCGCGGCAAAGAGATCTTCGTCTTCTCCCAGCCCCGCCCGGTTCGGTCGATCCATCACGCAGAGGGCTGGACACCGGAGCGGATCGCCGAGACGTTCCCGGGCACGCTGGCCCATCACCTGACGCCGCTCGAGACTTCGGGCCAGTTCTTCAGCTACGATCCCCTGGTTTAG
- a CDS encoding TIM barrel protein, which translates to MVRYSANLTMLFNEVPFLERFERAIAAGFHAVEFLFAHNVDQGGVARELERHGLELVLFDPEGGDFPAGDRGYLCDPGRRERLMKTVDDAIATARRLGCRRLNVLAGNRVEGVGDAELRRTVVENLRAAAPRARAAGITLLIEALNTWESPRYFLDRSRLGLEIVREVGEPNVRFQYDCYHMQRMEGQLIETLTANLEWIGHVQIADVPGRHEPGTGEINYTNVLGALEGAGYDGYVGLEYRPSAKTEDSLAWLPREARARR; encoded by the coding sequence ATGGTCCGGTACTCGGCGAACCTCACGATGCTCTTCAACGAGGTCCCATTCCTGGAGCGCTTCGAGCGCGCGATCGCGGCCGGCTTCCACGCGGTAGAGTTCCTGTTCGCCCACAACGTGGACCAGGGTGGGGTCGCGCGGGAGCTCGAGCGCCACGGGCTCGAGCTGGTGCTCTTCGACCCGGAAGGCGGAGACTTTCCGGCGGGTGACCGCGGTTACCTCTGCGATCCCGGGCGGCGGGAGCGCCTGATGAAGACCGTCGACGACGCCATCGCCACCGCCCGGCGGCTCGGCTGCCGACGGCTGAACGTGCTGGCCGGGAACCGGGTGGAGGGTGTCGGGGACGCCGAGCTCCGGCGAACGGTGGTGGAGAACCTCCGGGCGGCCGCCCCCCGGGCGCGGGCCGCCGGGATCACCCTCCTGATCGAGGCGCTGAACACCTGGGAGAGCCCGCGGTACTTCCTCGACCGTTCGCGGCTCGGCCTCGAGATCGTCCGGGAAGTCGGCGAGCCGAACGTACGGTTCCAGTACGACTGCTACCACATGCAGCGCATGGAAGGGCAGCTGATCGAGACGCTGACCGCGAACCTCGAGTGGATCGGACACGTCCAGATCGCCGACGTCCCGGGACGCCACGAACCAGGCACCGGCGAGATCAACTACACGAACGTGCTGGGCGCCCTGGAGGGGGCGGGGTACGACGGTTACGTCGGGCTGGAATACCGACCTTCCGCGAAGACCGAAGACTCGCTGGCCTGGTTACCGCGCGAGGCCCGCGCTCGCCGGTAG
- a CDS encoding radical SAM protein gives MPVEYREEPCRAALNRVTGMDFKWSLNPYMGCTHRCTFCYVRAFEQRADRPADDRYGRSIRVKVNIAQVLRREVTRPSWRREDVAIGAATDPYQPAEGRYRLTRGCLEVLGSVGNPFSLITRGPLIVRDIDVLQEAARRAEVSVNFSVPTLDADVWRTTEPGTAPPRQRLRALRALVDAGIKAGVGIAPILPGLSDRPEQLAEVVRAAREAGATHLWANLLYLRPGTREHFLAHLARDWPDELRRYERLYGGRASLPRRESVPVLRQVGELRQQYEIADRRRAPRVPPPEPAQLALAIQSSPP, from the coding sequence GTGCCCGTCGAGTACCGCGAGGAGCCCTGCCGGGCAGCCCTGAACCGGGTCACGGGGATGGACTTCAAGTGGTCCTTGAACCCGTACATGGGCTGCACCCACCGCTGCACGTTCTGCTACGTGCGCGCCTTCGAACAGCGCGCCGATCGCCCGGCCGATGACCGCTACGGGCGGTCGATCCGCGTCAAGGTCAACATCGCCCAGGTGCTTCGCCGGGAGGTCACCCGGCCGTCCTGGCGGCGCGAGGATGTCGCAATCGGCGCGGCGACGGATCCCTACCAGCCGGCCGAGGGCCGCTATCGCCTCACGCGCGGCTGTCTCGAGGTCCTCGGATCGGTGGGCAACCCATTCAGTCTGATCACGCGCGGGCCCCTGATCGTCCGTGACATCGACGTCCTCCAGGAGGCGGCGCGCCGGGCCGAGGTCTCCGTGAACTTCTCGGTGCCGACTCTCGATGCCGACGTGTGGCGAACGACCGAGCCGGGGACCGCGCCTCCCCGCCAGCGGCTGCGGGCCCTCCGAGCCCTCGTGGACGCCGGCATCAAGGCCGGCGTGGGGATCGCGCCGATCCTTCCCGGGCTCTCCGATCGTCCCGAGCAGCTCGCCGAGGTGGTCCGGGCGGCCCGCGAGGCGGGCGCGACCCATCTGTGGGCGAATCTCCTGTATCTCCGGCCGGGGACGCGCGAGCACTTCCTCGCGCACCTCGCGCGCGACTGGCCCGACGAGCTTCGCCGCTACGAGCGGCTCTACGGCGGGCGCGCCTCCCTCCCCCGCCGCGAGTCGGTGCCGGTCCTCCGGCAGGTCGGGGAGCTCAGGCAGCAGTACGAGATCGCCGACCGCCGGCGGGCACCGCGTGTGCCCCCACCGGAGCCGGCTCAGCTCGCTCTGGCCATCCAGTCCTCGCCCCCATGA
- a CDS encoding alkaline phosphatase D family protein — protein sequence MGEVTGRSAVVWARADAPGAITVDVEAAGGARRRLAAEATADSDFTVKLHADDLVPGTRHAYRVAWRREEARGEFVTAPAPGVSGPVRLAWSGDLGGGGRCRTPAAGYPIFRVLAARQPDFFVFVGDTIYADHRCRVPENLPGADFRASDLGGFRAKHRYNRADAAVQAFFRSTSVYAIWDDHEVRNDFAGPSEPLMPVGRRAFLEYWPIQPPADDPHRLYRRMRWGRVAELFILDTRQYRSPNTMSDGPGKTMLGAAQRSWLLTGLAGSAAVWKLVVSSVSLSIPTGRVVRDSWANGSTHLTPEGSPTGFEHELLGIVHELGARRICNVVWLVADAHRPEVIRHAPLPGLIFHELVAGPLSGSAGRPGILDHTLRPTRLYAEGGFTSFGELVADDAGLTVRIVDGDGRVRFATTLSPERPNN from the coding sequence GTGGGCGAGGTCACCGGTCGAAGCGCTGTGGTGTGGGCGCGGGCCGACGCCCCGGGCGCGATCACGGTCGACGTGGAGGCGGCGGGTGGCGCTCGCCGACGACTGGCCGCCGAGGCGACGGCCGATTCGGACTTCACGGTCAAGCTTCACGCCGACGATCTGGTCCCGGGGACGCGGCATGCCTATCGGGTGGCGTGGCGGCGTGAGGAGGCTCGCGGCGAGTTCGTGACCGCGCCGGCGCCCGGCGTCTCGGGCCCGGTGCGCCTCGCCTGGAGCGGAGACCTCGGCGGCGGCGGCCGCTGCCGCACGCCGGCCGCGGGATACCCGATCTTCCGGGTGCTGGCGGCACGGCAGCCGGACTTCTTCGTGTTCGTCGGCGACACCATTTACGCCGACCACCGGTGCCGGGTTCCCGAGAACCTCCCGGGCGCCGACTTCCGGGCCAGCGACCTCGGCGGGTTCCGCGCCAAGCACCGGTACAACCGGGCCGACGCGGCCGTGCAAGCCTTCTTCCGGAGCACCTCGGTCTACGCCATCTGGGACGACCACGAGGTGCGCAACGACTTCGCGGGACCGAGTGAGCCCCTCATGCCCGTCGGCCGGCGCGCGTTCCTCGAGTACTGGCCGATCCAGCCGCCAGCGGACGACCCCCACCGTCTCTATCGCCGGATGCGCTGGGGTCGCGTCGCCGAGCTGTTCATCCTGGACACGCGCCAGTATCGGAGTCCGAACACCATGTCCGACGGCCCCGGCAAGACCATGCTGGGCGCCGCCCAGAGGAGCTGGCTGCTGACCGGCCTGGCCGGGTCCGCCGCAGTCTGGAAACTCGTGGTCTCGAGCGTATCGCTCTCGATCCCGACCGGGCGGGTGGTGCGGGACAGCTGGGCGAACGGGAGCACCCACCTGACCCCCGAGGGCAGCCCCACCGGCTTCGAGCACGAGCTCCTCGGGATCGTCCACGAGCTCGGGGCTCGCCGGATCTGCAACGTGGTCTGGCTGGTGGCGGATGCCCACCGTCCGGAAGTGATCCGCCATGCCCCGCTTCCCGGCCTCATCTTCCACGAGCTGGTGGCCGGGCCCCTGAGCGGGAGCGCGGGCCGGCCGGGCATTCTCGACCACACGCTGCGCCCGACCCGGCTCTACGCCGAGGGCGGCTTCACGAGCTTCGGTGAGCTGGTGGCCGACGACGCCGGCCTCACCGTCCGTATCGTCGACGGCGACGGCCGGGTCCGCTTCGCGACGACGCTCTCGCCGGAGCGCCCGAACAACTAG
- a CDS encoding SDR family oxidoreductase, with the protein MDLGLKGKAALVAAASKGLGRASARGLAAEGARVAICARSGDELARTAEKIRGETGAEVLPIPTDVQDPEAVRALVARTVEAFGSVDILVTNAGGPPFGRFDQMTDADFQAAFELNLLSTVRMIREVLPHMRRRRWGRIINIQSTSIKQPINGLLLSNSIRPGVAGLTRSLVDEVSGDRITVNTICPGRIMTDRARGFLESRARVVGVPLEEFIRQDAATIPMGRMGQPEEVASMVVFLASECASYVTGVTVQVDGGLVRNLA; encoded by the coding sequence CGCGCGCGGTCTGGCGGCGGAGGGCGCCCGCGTGGCGATCTGCGCTCGCTCGGGCGACGAGCTGGCCAGAACGGCCGAAAAGATCCGCGGCGAGACCGGCGCCGAGGTGCTCCCGATTCCGACCGACGTGCAGGACCCGGAGGCGGTGCGGGCGCTGGTGGCCCGCACGGTCGAGGCCTTCGGCAGCGTGGACATCCTGGTGACCAACGCCGGCGGCCCGCCGTTCGGGCGGTTCGATCAGATGACGGACGCCGACTTTCAGGCGGCCTTCGAGCTGAATCTCCTCTCGACCGTGCGGATGATCCGGGAGGTGCTCCCCCACATGCGCCGCCGCCGGTGGGGACGGATCATCAACATCCAGTCGACCTCGATCAAGCAGCCGATCAACGGTCTGCTTCTGTCGAACTCGATCCGCCCGGGCGTGGCCGGTCTGACGCGCTCGCTGGTGGACGAGGTGAGCGGGGACAGGATTACCGTGAACACCATCTGCCCGGGTCGCATCATGACCGACCGCGCGCGGGGCTTCCTCGAAAGCCGGGCGAGGGTCGTCGGCGTTCCCCTCGAGGAGTTCATCAGGCAAGACGCCGCCACGATCCCGATGGGGCGGATGGGGCAGCCGGAGGAGGTCGCCAGCATGGTGGTGTTCCTCGCTTCGGAGTGCGCCTCCTACGTGACCGGGGTGACGGTGCAGGTCGATGGCGGGCTCGTCCGCAACCTCGCCTGA
- the selD gene encoding selenide, water dikinase SelD, with translation MAATEEPVRLTTLSHGAGUACKLGPEDLAQVLRLLPPITDPNVLVGPETCDDAAVYRLSDDLALVLTVDYFTPIVDDPYAFGQIAAANSLSDVYAMGGRPIAMLSIVGFPKDRLPFGVLGEILKGGAEKGREAGVSVVGGHSIDDAEPKIGYAVTGLVHPGRIWKNVGARPGDALVLTKPLGTGIISTAIKNAKARPAAIEAATRTMAALNRAAAEAAGEVRVHAVTDVTGFGLLGHLREMTCGSGVAVRLEAGRIPLLPDVVALAEAGMVPGGTKRNLRATASVVRWAPAIPEALRAVIGDAQTSGGLLVATPEGEAFLRALDRAGVLEARQIGTVIGEDPAGTIEVGS, from the coding sequence GTGGCCGCGACGGAAGAGCCTGTTCGGCTGACGACGCTCTCGCACGGGGCCGGCTGAGCCTGCAAGCTCGGGCCGGAGGATCTGGCCCAGGTGCTGCGGCTGCTCCCGCCGATTACCGATCCCAATGTGCTGGTGGGGCCCGAGACGTGCGACGACGCGGCGGTCTACCGGTTGAGCGACGACCTCGCCCTCGTCCTGACCGTGGACTACTTCACGCCCATCGTCGATGACCCCTACGCCTTCGGCCAGATCGCGGCCGCCAACTCGCTCTCCGACGTCTATGCCATGGGGGGGCGGCCGATCGCCATGCTCTCCATCGTGGGCTTCCCCAAAGACCGCCTGCCGTTCGGGGTCCTCGGCGAGATTCTCAAGGGCGGGGCTGAAAAGGGGCGCGAGGCGGGAGTCAGCGTGGTCGGCGGCCACAGCATCGACGACGCGGAGCCGAAGATCGGGTACGCGGTGACCGGGCTCGTCCACCCCGGCCGGATCTGGAAGAACGTGGGCGCGCGCCCGGGCGACGCGCTGGTGCTGACCAAGCCGCTCGGCACCGGCATCATCTCGACGGCGATCAAGAACGCCAAGGCCCGACCGGCCGCCATCGAGGCGGCCACCCGGACGATGGCGGCGCTGAACCGGGCGGCCGCCGAGGCGGCCGGCGAGGTCCGGGTGCACGCCGTCACCGACGTCACGGGTTTCGGCCTCCTCGGGCACCTGCGCGAGATGACGTGCGGGTCCGGGGTGGCGGTCCGGCTGGAGGCGGGACGGATTCCCCTGTTGCCGGATGTCGTGGCCCTGGCCGAGGCCGGGATGGTGCCGGGCGGCACCAAGCGCAACCTCCGCGCCACCGCGAGCGTGGTGCGCTGGGCCCCCGCGATTCCGGAGGCCCTCCGCGCCGTCATCGGGGATGCCCAGACCTCGGGCGGCCTCCTGGTGGCGACTCCCGAGGGCGAGGCGTTCCTTCGCGCGCTCGACCGGGCCGGCGTGTTGGAGGCGCGGCAGATCGGCACCGTCATCGGCGAGGACCCGGCTGGCACCATCGAGGTCGGCTCCTAA
- a CDS encoding DUF2071 domain-containing protein gives MTQTWYDLLFAHWPVPVALLRALVPPTLAIDTFDGEAWLGIIPFHMTVRLRGLPAVPGLSAFPELNVRTYVTVEGKPGVFFFSLDAGNRLIVAIARQWYRLPYFRARMTVDGAGDAVRYASRRIHQDAPPAEFAAQYRPVGDVFRAPTGSLAHWLTERYCLYTPGSRGRLRRGEIHHEPWPLQPAAARLDRNTMTLGHDIPLPATAPLLHFARRLRVIFWPLETLPLLP, from the coding sequence ATGACCCAGACCTGGTACGACCTGCTCTTCGCTCACTGGCCGGTTCCGGTCGCGCTGCTGCGCGCGCTGGTGCCGCCCACCCTCGCCATCGACACCTTCGACGGCGAGGCCTGGCTCGGCATCATCCCCTTCCACATGACGGTCCGCCTCCGCGGGTTGCCGGCCGTACCCGGGCTCTCGGCCTTCCCCGAGCTGAACGTGCGCACCTACGTCACGGTCGAGGGGAAGCCCGGCGTCTTCTTCTTCAGCCTCGATGCCGGGAACCGCCTGATCGTCGCCATCGCCCGGCAGTGGTACCGGCTCCCGTACTTCCGTGCCCGCATGACGGTGGACGGCGCCGGCGACGCCGTCCGATACGCGAGCCGGCGGATCCACCAGGATGCGCCGCCGGCCGAGTTCGCCGCGCAGTATCGCCCCGTCGGCGACGTGTTCCGCGCTCCGACCGGCTCGCTCGCCCACTGGCTCACGGAGCGCTACTGTCTCTACACGCCGGGGTCCCGTGGGCGGCTGCGCCGCGGCGAGATCCACCACGAGCCCTGGCCGCTCCAGCCGGCGGCGGCCCGGCTCGATCGGAACACGATGACGCTCGGCCACGACATCCCGCTGCCGGCGACCGCGCCGCTTCTCCACTTCGCCCGGCGCCTGCGGGTCATCTTCTGGCCGCTGGAGACGCTGCCTCTGCTACCATGA
- the thrC gene encoding threonine synthase, translating to MERVKGLKCRECARGYPLAPLHVCDFCFGPLEVDYRYEALRGLVTRDRIAAGPPSIWRYKDLLPVEGEVAIGRHAGYTPLVRAWNLGEELGVRELYVKNDAVCHPTCSFKDRVVSVAVTKAKEFGFDTVACASTGNLANSVAAHAAQARLRSFVFIPADLEPGKVLGTLVYGPVLVAVEGTYDEVNRLCSEVADQYPWAFANINLRPFYAEGSKTYGYEIAEQLGWHAPAHVVVPCAGGSLLTKIWKAFQELHALDLIGDVRTRMYAAQAAGCGPIVTMIKQDSDTLVPVRPNTIAKSLAIGNPADGYYAYRVVKDSGGAGEHATDEEILEAMGLLARTEGIFTETAGGVTLAAARKLIDRGVIPRDESIVVCITGNGLKTVEALGSRLSEPVRIRPNVAAFDRALADLKTLTQS from the coding sequence ATGGAAAGGGTGAAGGGGCTCAAGTGCCGGGAGTGCGCCCGCGGCTATCCTCTGGCCCCACTTCACGTTTGCGACTTCTGCTTCGGCCCGCTGGAGGTGGACTACCGTTACGAGGCGCTGCGGGGGCTGGTGACTCGGGACCGCATCGCCGCCGGTCCTCCCAGCATCTGGCGCTACAAGGACCTGCTGCCGGTCGAGGGGGAGGTCGCCATCGGCCGCCACGCGGGGTACACCCCTCTCGTCCGCGCCTGGAACCTGGGTGAGGAACTGGGCGTCCGCGAGCTGTACGTCAAGAACGACGCGGTCTGCCATCCGACCTGCTCGTTCAAGGACCGGGTGGTCAGCGTCGCGGTCACCAAGGCCAAGGAATTCGGCTTCGACACGGTCGCCTGCGCGTCTACCGGAAACCTGGCCAACTCGGTGGCTGCTCACGCGGCCCAGGCCCGGCTGCGCTCTTTCGTCTTCATCCCGGCCGACCTCGAGCCGGGGAAGGTGCTCGGCACGCTCGTCTATGGTCCGGTGCTGGTTGCAGTCGAGGGAACGTACGACGAGGTGAACCGCCTCTGCTCCGAAGTGGCCGACCAGTACCCCTGGGCGTTCGCCAACATCAATCTCCGGCCCTTTTACGCCGAAGGGTCCAAGACCTACGGCTACGAGATCGCCGAGCAGCTCGGCTGGCACGCCCCGGCCCACGTCGTGGTGCCCTGCGCCGGCGGGTCGCTCCTCACCAAGATCTGGAAGGCCTTCCAGGAGCTCCACGCGCTCGACCTCATCGGGGACGTCCGGACGCGGATGTACGCGGCCCAGGCGGCCGGATGCGGCCCTATCGTGACGATGATCAAGCAGGACTCGGACACGCTCGTCCCCGTCCGTCCCAACACCATCGCCAAGTCGCTGGCCATCGGGAATCCGGCCGACGGCTACTACGCGTACCGCGTCGTGAAGGACTCCGGCGGCGCCGGCGAGCACGCGACCGACGAGGAGATCCTGGAGGCGATGGGGCTCCTGGCGCGCACCGAGGGGATCTTCACGGAGACCGCCGGGGGCGTGACGCTGGCGGCCGCCCGGAAGCTCATCGATCGGGGCGTGATTCCCCGCGACGAGTCGATCGTCGTCTGTATCACCGGCAACGGGCTCAAGACGGTCGAGGCGCTCGGGTCGCGGCTCTCCGAGCCCGTGCGGATCCGCCCGAACGTGGCGGCCTTCGATCGGGCCCTGGCGGATCTGAAGACCCTTACCCAATCCTGA
- a CDS encoding YihY/virulence factor BrkB family protein, which yields MTPLFGDTLRCFWRNDGFFLAAGLSFYVIICVVPFSLLLVAGGGFLLSDETVVEEVVNQLSEILPVYRSEMEQMLIGVASRRGVSGLVGVGILLLFAVQLFAATRFVLNRILGTKGRGFVHGLLFDLGMLLLLTLLFFVTMGITAAFVWMRSLLLLFRHGLFFAHLFAWAGLFLAIAFDTALFVVLYRFVPVRRIPWSSVLQASAATAVLWEIAKQLFRFYIEGIGVYSTMYGSLGVTIALIMWVYYSAIVFVLGAAFIRVLEDRRSHLAPV from the coding sequence GTGACCCCGCTCTTCGGGGACACCCTTCGCTGCTTCTGGCGGAACGATGGCTTCTTTCTCGCGGCAGGGCTCTCCTTCTACGTGATCATCTGCGTGGTCCCGTTCAGCCTGCTCCTCGTCGCCGGCGGCGGCTTCCTCCTCTCGGACGAAACGGTGGTGGAGGAGGTCGTCAACCAGCTGTCGGAGATCCTTCCGGTTTACCGCTCCGAGATGGAACAGATGCTCATCGGCGTGGCCAGCCGCCGGGGCGTGTCCGGCCTGGTCGGCGTGGGCATCCTGCTGCTCTTCGCCGTTCAACTCTTCGCGGCCACCCGGTTCGTGCTCAACCGGATCCTCGGTACCAAGGGGCGCGGGTTCGTTCACGGGCTTCTGTTCGACCTCGGCATGCTTCTCCTCCTGACGCTGCTCTTCTTCGTCACCATGGGCATCACCGCGGCGTTCGTGTGGATGCGGAGCCTCCTCCTGCTGTTCCGCCACGGGCTGTTCTTCGCCCATCTGTTTGCGTGGGCCGGGCTCTTCCTGGCCATCGCCTTCGACACCGCCCTGTTCGTCGTGCTCTACCGCTTCGTGCCGGTCCGGCGGATCCCGTGGTCGAGCGTGCTGCAGGCCAGCGCGGCCACGGCGGTTCTATGGGAAATCGCCAAGCAGCTCTTCCGCTTCTACATCGAGGGCATCGGAGTGTACAGCACCATGTACGGCTCGCTGGGCGTCACCATCGCGCTGATCATGTGGGTGTACTACTCGGCGATCGTGTTCGTCCTGGGCGCCGCCTTCATCCGGGTGCTGGAGGATCGGCGGTCACACCTCGCGCCGGTTTGA
- a CDS encoding kelch repeat-containing protein, translating to MALGASALAQGGGSWQNAAPLPSSRTEVTGAEVAGRLYVVGGFGGGDHVEAYDPKGDRWERRASLPASVHHAAAVGIGGRLYVLGGYSGVLWGVLDGVYEYDPATDRWRERAPLPTPRGALAAAAIDGKLYAVGGVGRDRQNTGALEVFDPAANHWETRPAMPTPRDHHAAGVLEGKLYVVGGRLGGSYSQNLDRHEMYDPARNAWVTRAPLPTARSGIAAAVLGQRLFVFGGEAPGGTFREVEAYEAAADRWTAFAPMPTPRHGLTALAYGGRIHVISGGPRPGGSSSSVNEVFTP from the coding sequence GTGGCGCTCGGCGCGTCCGCGCTCGCGCAGGGCGGCGGGTCCTGGCAGAACGCCGCGCCGCTTCCGTCGAGCCGGACCGAGGTGACCGGGGCCGAGGTCGCGGGCAGGCTCTACGTCGTGGGGGGATTCGGGGGCGGCGACCACGTCGAGGCCTACGACCCGAAGGGCGATCGCTGGGAGCGACGGGCCTCGCTTCCCGCCTCGGTACATCACGCGGCGGCGGTGGGCATCGGCGGCCGGCTCTACGTCCTCGGCGGCTACTCCGGCGTGCTGTGGGGCGTGCTCGACGGGGTGTATGAGTACGATCCGGCGACGGATCGCTGGCGCGAGCGCGCGCCGCTGCCGACGCCCCGCGGAGCGCTGGCGGCTGCCGCCATCGACGGGAAGCTCTACGCGGTGGGCGGCGTCGGCAGGGACCGGCAGAACACGGGTGCGCTCGAGGTCTTCGATCCGGCCGCCAACCACTGGGAGACACGGCCAGCGATGCCCACGCCGCGGGATCACCATGCGGCCGGCGTGCTCGAAGGGAAACTCTACGTGGTAGGTGGGCGCCTCGGCGGGAGCTATTCGCAGAACCTGGACCGCCACGAGATGTACGACCCCGCCCGGAACGCCTGGGTCACACGGGCTCCGCTCCCCACGGCCCGGAGCGGCATCGCGGCCGCCGTCCTCGGCCAGCGCCTCTTCGTCTTCGGCGGCGAGGCCCCGGGCGGGACCTTCCGGGAGGTCGAGGCGTACGAGGCCGCCGCCGATCGCTGGACCGCGTTTGCCCCGATGCCGACTCCGCGCCACGGGCTCACCGCCCTCGCCTACGGGGGCCGGATCCACGTCATCTCGGGCGGTCCCCGCCCCGGCGGCTCTTCCAGCAGCGTGAACGAGGTCTTCACACCGTAA
- a CDS encoding Hsp20/alpha crystallin family protein — protein sequence MRSGSRPSRRPSARTRSAGSPNGSSVRSNVPQCSYGSFERSLVLPEGVDPAKVSARYSKGMLEISMPAPLAVAPKKVEIRVEGQQGAQKAIKAA from the coding sequence ATCCGGTCCGGGTCGAGGCCGAGCCGCCGGCCCTCGGCCCGGACGCGCTCGGCCGGCTCGCCGAATGGCTCGTCCGTCAGGTCGAACGTCCCCCAGTGCAGCTACGGGTCCTTCGAGCGCTCGCTCGTCCTGCCGGAGGGGGTGGACCCCGCCAAGGTGAGCGCCCGGTATTCGAAGGGGATGCTCGAGATCAGCATGCCGGCGCCGCTGGCTGTCGCCCCCAAGAAGGTCGAGATCCGGGTCGAGGGCCAGCAGGGCGCGCAGAAGGCCATCAAGGCCGCCTGA
- a CDS encoding amidohydrolase — protein sequence MRPWLVFTLLGLVVGASGARAAEELPIVDTHLHYSQDAWTAYPTPSILTLLTRAGIIRAFVSSTPDDGTVRLYEAAPDRVVPVLRPYRGPGDQGAWHRDPGVVAYLEGRIRRGIYRGIGEFHLYGRDAQAEVVRQVAELAARNGLFLHCHCDVEALEIVLGLVPGVRVLWAHAGMSSGPEVVGPLIDRHAGLTVELALRSDVATGGTLDAAWRALFLRHPDRFMVGADTWAPSRWSDLAAITEATRGWLRQLPPEVARRIARENAERLAGVGR from the coding sequence ATGCGTCCCTGGCTCGTCTTCACCCTCCTCGGCCTCGTGGTCGGCGCCTCCGGCGCGCGCGCGGCCGAGGAGCTTCCGATCGTCGACACCCACCTCCATTACAGTCAGGACGCCTGGACTGCCTACCCGACGCCGAGCATCCTGACGCTGCTGACCCGAGCCGGCATCATCCGGGCATTCGTCTCGAGCACGCCGGACGACGGAACCGTGCGCCTCTACGAAGCGGCCCCCGATCGGGTGGTCCCGGTCCTCCGGCCATACCGGGGGCCGGGGGACCAGGGAGCCTGGCACCGCGATCCGGGTGTCGTCGCCTACCTCGAGGGTCGCATCAGGCGCGGCATCTATCGTGGAATCGGCGAGTTCCACCTGTACGGGCGGGACGCGCAGGCCGAGGTGGTTCGACAGGTGGCGGAGCTGGCGGCGAGGAACGGGTTGTTCCTGCACTGCCACTGCGACGTGGAGGCGCTCGAGATCGTGCTGGGCCTGGTCCCCGGTGTCCGTGTGCTGTGGGCGCATGCCGGCATGTCGTCGGGACCCGAGGTGGTGGGACCGCTCATCGACCGCCACGCCGGGCTGACCGTCGAGCTCGCCTTGCGGTCGGACGTCGCGACGGGCGGCACCCTCGACGCGGCCTGGCGCGCCCTGTTCCTCCGGCACCCCGACCGCTTCATGGTGGGGGCCGACACCTGGGCGCCGTCACGCTGGAGCGACCTCGCCGCGATCACCGAGGCCACCCGAGGCTGGCTGCGGCAGCTCCCCCCCGAGGTGGCACGGCGCATCGCCCGGGAAAATGCCGAGCGCCTGGCCGGCGTCGGGCGCTGA